In the Streptomyces sp. f51 genome, one interval contains:
- a CDS encoding CAP domain-containing protein — protein sequence MSELVPGGNTPLPDGVLTFSVPGPFDLSALITDDGGKVRGDGDFVFYNQPAAPGVRLEGDRLTVDPPRLRPGATRVTLLVSPADLTTALGRLPAPTVHITASDGRSLARFTPPRPQRETLLLLAELYRRGTAWKVRALGQGYADGLAGIARDFGVDVTEDGPPSAGVPESGVPGAGSVAAARGGSPRASRGHRGAGTGPGSGSGPRPDPGTEDFLGPVNSARAAAGCPPVRLDDRLTAAARDHAGAMAARGSLGVESPDGVSVYHRVVSAGYPYLTIGEHLVSGPRSPREFVEYCLSADQPRRTLCDPAFDQAGIARVPDPRTGDVYWTALWARPFSPAGLERTAREVVALTNTERAAAGLPPLGTDPTLTIAAQAHSADMVARDFYAHVSPEGSQPWDRAAAAGCTRGAIGENIACGQRSPAEVVRGWMDSPGHRANILKPDFTHIGIGLAGGSRAGTYWTQLFGG from the coding sequence ATGAGCGAGCTGGTTCCCGGGGGCAACACACCCCTGCCGGACGGGGTCCTGACCTTCAGCGTCCCGGGCCCCTTCGACCTGTCCGCGCTGATCACCGACGACGGCGGCAAGGTGCGCGGCGACGGCGACTTCGTCTTCTACAACCAGCCGGCCGCGCCCGGCGTCCGGCTCGAAGGCGACCGTCTCACCGTCGATCCCCCGCGGCTGCGGCCCGGAGCGACGCGGGTCACCCTCCTCGTCAGTCCCGCGGATCTCACCACCGCCCTCGGCCGGCTGCCCGCACCCACGGTTCACATCACCGCGTCGGACGGCCGCTCCCTCGCCCGGTTCACGCCGCCCCGGCCGCAGCGGGAGACCCTGCTGCTCCTCGCCGAGCTCTACCGGCGCGGTACGGCCTGGAAGGTCCGTGCGCTCGGGCAGGGCTACGCCGACGGACTCGCGGGCATCGCCCGGGATTTCGGCGTCGATGTCACCGAGGACGGCCCGCCGTCGGCCGGCGTACCGGAATCCGGCGTGCCGGGAGCCGGGTCCGTCGCGGCCGCGCGGGGCGGGTCTCCGCGAGCTTCCCGGGGCCACCGCGGCGCGGGCACGGGCCCCGGCTCGGGCTCGGGCCCACGCCCCGACCCTGGAACCGAGGATTTCCTGGGTCCGGTGAACTCCGCTCGTGCCGCCGCCGGTTGCCCGCCCGTCCGCCTCGACGACCGGCTGACCGCCGCCGCGCGGGACCACGCGGGTGCCATGGCGGCCCGCGGCTCGCTCGGAGTGGAGAGCCCGGACGGCGTCAGCGTCTACCACCGGGTCGTCTCGGCCGGTTACCCGTACCTGACCATCGGCGAGCATCTGGTGTCCGGGCCGCGCTCCCCGCGGGAGTTCGTCGAGTACTGCCTGTCCGCCGACCAGCCACGGCGCACGCTGTGCGATCCCGCCTTCGACCAGGCGGGGATCGCCCGCGTCCCCGACCCCCGCACGGGCGACGTGTACTGGACGGCTTTGTGGGCGCGGCCGTTCAGCCCCGCGGGCCTGGAGCGGACGGCACGCGAGGTCGTCGCGCTCACCAACACCGAGCGGGCGGCGGCCGGGCTGCCGCCCCTCGGCACCGATCCGACGCTCACCATCGCCGCCCAGGCCCACAGCGCCGACATGGTGGCCCGCGACTTCTACGCGCACGTCTCCCCCGAGGGGAGCCAACCGTGGGACCGCGCCGCCGCGGCGGGGTGTACCCGGGGTGCCATCGGCGAGAACATCGCCTGTGGACAGCGCTCCCCCGCCGAGGTCGTCCGGGGCTGGATGGACAGTCCCGGTCATCGCGCCAACATCCTCAAGCCGGACTTCACCCACATAGGCATCGGCCTGGCCGGGGGCAGCAGGGCGGGCACGTACTGGACCCAGCTCTTCGGCGGCTGA
- a CDS encoding YkvA family protein, with protein sequence MDSTSWTLVLVIGAVLAAAALAVALVLLRRLVRTRRDLRRAGLPTGPRWVFWGAVVYLVLPTDLLPDPIYLDDIGVMLLALRSLRAAAPPVPLRATASALRGSGRPITRRSREP encoded by the coding sequence ATGGACTCGACCTCGTGGACCCTGGTCCTCGTCATCGGCGCGGTACTCGCGGCCGCCGCGCTCGCGGTGGCGCTCGTACTCCTGCGCCGGCTCGTGCGCACCCGCCGTGATCTGCGGCGGGCCGGACTGCCGACCGGACCCCGCTGGGTGTTCTGGGGCGCCGTCGTCTATCTCGTCCTGCCGACCGATCTGCTGCCCGACCCCATATACCTGGACGACATCGGCGTCATGCTGCTCGCCCTGCGCTCCCTGCGCGCCGCGGCACCCCCTGTACCCCTGCGGGCGACGGCCTCCGCCCTGCGCGGCTCCGGCCGCCCGATCACACGCCGGTCGCGGGAACCGTAG
- a CDS encoding MBL fold metallo-hydrolase gives MDSAGKRTDGVRGGGGAPAAAPLDVRWIHGSPSAKHNTDPDIQVHAYDENTVVLRQNMAVDYEAPFMFLLFGTARAVLIDTGATAAADHFPLRRVVDEVMESWLAVHPRDDYGLLVLHTHPHGDHIAGDGQFTGRPGTEVVDASLDSAWDFFGFHDDPDAVARVDLGGRVLECLATPGHHEAAVTFYDPWTGILFTGDTVYPGRLYVEDWPAFTRTVDRLIDLCERRPVTHVLGCHIEMTREPGRDYPVRTTYQPDEPPLEMTTEQLLDLRRAVETVGTRPGRHVFDDFVICRRDTRE, from the coding sequence GTGGACAGTGCAGGCAAGCGGACCGACGGCGTTCGCGGAGGCGGTGGAGCCCCGGCGGCCGCGCCGCTCGACGTGCGGTGGATCCACGGCTCGCCCTCGGCCAAGCACAACACGGACCCCGACATCCAGGTCCACGCCTACGACGAGAACACGGTCGTCCTGCGCCAGAACATGGCGGTCGACTACGAGGCGCCCTTCATGTTCCTGCTGTTCGGGACCGCGCGGGCCGTCCTGATCGACACGGGCGCCACGGCCGCCGCCGACCACTTCCCGCTGCGCCGGGTCGTCGACGAGGTGATGGAGTCCTGGCTGGCCGTGCACCCCCGTGACGACTACGGGCTGCTGGTCCTGCACACCCATCCGCACGGCGACCACATCGCCGGGGACGGCCAGTTCACCGGCCGTCCCGGAACCGAGGTCGTGGACGCCTCCCTCGACAGCGCCTGGGACTTCTTCGGGTTCCACGACGATCCCGACGCCGTCGCCCGGGTCGACCTCGGCGGCCGGGTGCTGGAATGCCTGGCCACGCCCGGGCACCACGAGGCAGCGGTCACGTTCTACGACCCCTGGACCGGGATCCTGTTCACCGGCGACACGGTCTACCCCGGACGTCTGTACGTCGAGGACTGGCCGGCCTTCACCCGTACCGTCGACCGGCTGATCGACCTGTGCGAACGGCGCCCCGTCACCCATGTACTGGGCTGCCACATCGAGATGACCCGGGAACCGGGGCGTGACTACCCGGTGCGCACGACGTACCAGCCCGACGAGCCACCGCTCGAGATGACCACGGAGCAGCTGCTGGACCTTCGCCGGGCCGTCGAAACCGTCGGCACGCGGCCCGGCAGGCACGTCTTCGACGACTTCGTCATCTGCCGCCGCGACACCCGGGAGTGA
- a CDS encoding MurR/RpiR family transcriptional regulator, with translation MPSPQQARAQASAITSGKTAPEADVAPTSQLRELFDGPRLSPGQRRIAQYLIEHITEAAFLSITDLAERVGVSQPSVTRFAAAVGFSGYPALRESLQAIALSTLGSTPGTPAEVTSNELQAAVDAEIENLENLRRDFTDPDQIIRVGRALSQSAPLTVLGLRISGSLAEYFAYAARRIHPDVRVVTRGGSVAYDALLQSREAGGTWVLAFGMPRHAHETLTAMRVARSAGLQVALVTDLGLGPLADEADVTFATGTGSRLVFDSYAAPVVLSAALLQAMTDADPERTQARLEEYEQVAEQHQFFLRD, from the coding sequence GTGCCATCGCCGCAGCAGGCACGCGCACAGGCATCCGCGATCACCTCGGGAAAGACGGCGCCCGAGGCCGACGTGGCGCCCACGTCCCAGCTCAGGGAGCTGTTCGACGGCCCGCGGCTCTCTCCGGGCCAGCGGCGCATCGCCCAGTATCTGATCGAGCACATCACCGAAGCCGCTTTCCTGTCGATCACCGACCTCGCCGAGCGGGTCGGCGTGAGCCAGCCCTCCGTGACCCGTTTCGCGGCGGCCGTCGGCTTCAGCGGCTACCCCGCGCTGCGCGAGAGCCTCCAGGCCATCGCGCTCAGCACCCTGGGCAGCACTCCGGGCACCCCGGCCGAGGTCACGAGCAACGAGCTCCAGGCCGCGGTGGACGCCGAGATCGAGAACCTGGAGAACCTCAGGCGGGACTTCACCGACCCGGACCAGATCATCCGCGTCGGCCGGGCGCTGTCGCAGTCGGCGCCGCTGACGGTCCTCGGGCTGCGGATCTCCGGCTCGCTGGCCGAGTACTTCGCGTACGCGGCCCGTCGCATCCACCCGGACGTGCGGGTGGTGACGCGCGGCGGCTCGGTCGCGTACGACGCGCTGCTCCAGTCGCGCGAGGCGGGCGGCACCTGGGTCCTGGCCTTCGGGATGCCCCGGCACGCCCACGAGACGCTCACGGCGATGCGGGTCGCGCGCAGCGCCGGCCTCCAGGTGGCCCTGGTCACCGACCTCGGCCTCGGCCCGCTGGCCGACGAGGCGGACGTCACGTTCGCCACCGGCACCGGTTCCCGGCTCGTCTTCGACTCGTACGCCGCCCCCGTGGTGCTGTCCGCCGCACTGCTCCAGGCCATGACCGACGCCGATCCGGAGCGCACCCAGGCGCGCCTGGAGGAGTACGAGCAGGTCGCCGAGCAGCACCAGTTCTTCCTGCGCGACTGA
- a CDS encoding DUF1206 domain-containing protein — MARGGDVGVRRAATGSARDGAARAGLIARGVIYVLVGLLALRIAFGDSGGRQADRSGALQEIATKPFGSVLLWALGAGLVGMALWRLSEAVFGGAGQDGGKAGKRLMAAARCVFYGFVAYSVLAFAAGARGSGSGDRQSRDVTAKALGMPGGQWIVGAAGVGLVVAGGWIAVRAVMRKYHKHLKLGEMSRRVRRAVDTAGVGGGAARGVVFAGAGAFAVRAAVDYRPDQAKGMDGTLRSFAGAPMGPWLLTCVAAGLVLFGLFSFAMARWRRV, encoded by the coding sequence ATGGCCCGGGGCGGGGACGTCGGTGTCCGCCGCGCGGCGACGGGCTCGGCACGTGACGGCGCGGCCCGCGCCGGGCTGATCGCCCGGGGGGTGATCTACGTCCTGGTCGGCCTGCTGGCCCTGCGCATCGCCTTCGGCGACAGCGGCGGCCGGCAGGCCGACCGGAGCGGTGCCCTTCAGGAGATCGCCACGAAGCCGTTCGGTTCGGTTCTGCTGTGGGCCCTCGGCGCCGGGCTCGTCGGCATGGCGCTGTGGCGGCTGTCCGAGGCGGTGTTCGGGGGCGCGGGACAGGACGGCGGCAAGGCGGGAAAACGCCTGATGGCGGCCGCTCGCTGCGTGTTCTACGGGTTCGTCGCCTACTCCGTGCTGGCCTTCGCGGCCGGCGCGCGCGGCAGCGGCTCGGGCGACCGGCAGTCCCGTGACGTCACGGCCAAGGCGCTGGGGATGCCCGGCGGCCAGTGGATCGTCGGTGCCGCCGGGGTGGGCCTGGTCGTCGCGGGTGGCTGGATCGCGGTACGGGCCGTGATGCGCAAGTATCACAAGCACCTCAAGCTCGGCGAGATGTCACGGCGGGTCCGCCGGGCCGTGGACACGGCGGGCGTGGGCGGCGGCGCCGCGCGGGGTGTGGTGTTCGCGGGGGCGGGAGCCTTCGCGGTCCGCGCCGCCGTCGACTACCGGCCCGACCAGGCCAAGGGGATGGACGGCACACTGCGGTCCTTCGCCGGAGCGCCGATGGGCCCGTGGCTGCTGACCTGCGTCGCGGCCGGTCTCGTCCTGTTCGGACTGTTCTCGTTCGCGATGGCACGGTGGCGCAGGGTGTGA
- a CDS encoding RICIN domain-containing protein: MRLSESVPARDVRRVPVPRVLVLRVLVLLAALLGLASPPAARANTTAAPFKVLALYNGTYDAAHISFVHEADDWFPRQAAANGFTYTASNDWDLLANGGVKAYQVVLFLDDLPQTAAQRAGFEQYMRGGGGWMGFHVSAFTTDAQSWSWYHDQFLGSGNFRSNTWGPTTAVLKVEDRTHPSTVNLPATFTSSVSEWYSWSNDLRQNPDIRILASVDPSSFPLGTDPNQSWNSGYYPILWTNTKYRMLYANFGHNAMDYATNTTLSSTFASTTQNRFLLDGLKWLGGADTSVPPADPIPETTWYSAAGTGNGTCLDARSAGTANGTVVQQYACNGTGAQQFQFRPTDSGYTRIALRPAPQQVVDVTDRSAADNAPLQLWSWSGGQNQQWLPVREGPGRYHFVARHSGRCLSAAASAANGVQLTQRGCDGSAAQSFTLTAQP, encoded by the coding sequence ATGCGCCTCAGCGAATCCGTACCGGCGCGCGATGTCCGGCGGGTCCCGGTCCCACGGGTCCTCGTCCTGCGGGTGCTCGTCCTGCTGGCGGCCCTGCTCGGCCTCGCGTCGCCACCGGCCGCGCGCGCGAACACCACGGCGGCCCCGTTCAAGGTGCTCGCCCTCTACAACGGCACCTACGACGCGGCCCACATCAGCTTCGTCCACGAGGCCGACGACTGGTTCCCCAGGCAGGCCGCCGCCAACGGCTTCACCTACACGGCCAGCAACGACTGGGACCTGCTCGCCAATGGGGGCGTGAAGGCGTACCAAGTCGTCCTGTTCCTCGACGACCTGCCGCAGACCGCGGCCCAACGCGCGGGATTCGAGCAGTACATGCGCGGGGGCGGCGGCTGGATGGGCTTCCACGTCTCCGCCTTCACCACCGACGCCCAGAGCTGGTCCTGGTACCACGACCAGTTCCTCGGCAGCGGGAACTTCAGGTCCAACACCTGGGGACCGACCACGGCCGTCCTGAAGGTCGAGGACCGCACGCATCCCTCCACCGTGAACCTGCCCGCCACCTTCACCTCGTCGGTCAGCGAGTGGTACAGCTGGTCCAACGACCTGCGGCAGAACCCGGACATCCGGATCCTCGCCTCGGTCGACCCGAGCAGCTTCCCGCTGGGCACGGACCCGAACCAGTCGTGGAACAGCGGGTACTACCCGATCCTGTGGACCAACACGAAGTACCGGATGCTGTACGCGAACTTCGGCCACAACGCGATGGACTACGCGACGAACACCACGCTGTCGTCGACGTTCGCGAGCACGACCCAGAACCGGTTCCTGCTGGACGGGCTCAAGTGGCTCGGCGGAGCGGACACGTCCGTGCCCCCGGCGGACCCGATCCCGGAGACCACCTGGTACTCCGCGGCCGGCACGGGCAACGGCACCTGCTTGGACGCCCGTTCGGCCGGCACCGCGAACGGGACCGTGGTCCAGCAGTACGCGTGCAACGGCACCGGGGCCCAGCAGTTCCAGTTCCGTCCGACGGACAGCGGCTACACACGGATCGCGCTGCGGCCGGCTCCGCAGCAGGTCGTCGATGTCACCGACCGCTCGGCGGCCGACAACGCGCCGCTCCAGCTGTGGAGTTGGTCCGGCGGCCAGAACCAGCAGTGGCTTCCGGTGAGGGAGGGCCCGGGGCGCTATCACTTCGTCGCCCGCCACAGCGGCAGATGCCTGAGCGCGGCGGCCTCCGCGGCGAACGGCGTCCAGCTCACCCAGCGCGGGTGCGACGGATCGGCCGCCCAGAGCTTCACGCTCACCGCTCAGCCCTGA
- a CDS encoding RICIN domain-containing protein, which yields MSRFPLPGSRRGPRRRRTARLLAVTALVTTTASGLTAASPNATAQTAQTAAIPADWATVVNAGSGKCVDARAAATADGTAVQQYTCNGSQAQQWRFSATSGGYSQVGNRGDGTRTWDVTGVSTADGAPVQLWAYGGGANQQWQAVAETGGAYHFVNRNSGKCLDVPSASTSDSTQLQQYTCNGTAAQSFYVNAADAQQPPGTPDLGPNVTVFDPSTPAATIQSSLDSAFAQQETNQFGTARKAFLFKPGTYSADANVGFYTQVAGLGLSPDDVDIRGAVHAEADWFQGNATQNFWRSAENLSVTPTSGSDRWAVSQAAPYRRMHLRGNLALDDGGWSSGGYMADTKIDGQVNSGSQQQWLSRNTEWSNWTGSNWNMVFVGARNAPANSFPNPPYTTVGQTPVSREKPFLYVDTAGAWKVLVPSVRTDSTGTSWSSGTPAGTSLPLSDFFVVKPGATAAQMNDALAQGKNLLVTPGVYHLDQTLRVTRADTVVLGLGLATLVPDNGLTAMTVADVNGVQLAGLLIDAGTTNSAQLLEMGPSGSSADHSADPSSLHDVFFRIGGAGVGRATTSLTVNSDDVIGDHLWLWRADHGSGVGWTSNTADTGLVVNGDDVTMYGLFVEHYQKYQTVWNGNGGRTYFYQNEMPYDPPNQAAWMSGSTQGYAAYKVAPSVTSHQVYGFGSYCYFNVNPAVAAEHAVEAPVTANVRFKDLVTVSLGGTGTIRHVVNDRGGPSNSSTNVADLVSYP from the coding sequence ATGTCCAGATTCCCCCTGCCCGGATCCCGAAGAGGGCCCCGGCGCCGTCGAACGGCCAGGCTGCTGGCGGTGACCGCGCTCGTGACGACGACGGCATCGGGCCTGACGGCCGCCTCGCCGAACGCCACCGCGCAGACCGCGCAGACCGCCGCGATTCCGGCCGACTGGGCCACCGTCGTCAACGCGGGCAGCGGCAAGTGCGTCGACGCCCGCGCCGCGGCGACGGCCGACGGCACGGCGGTGCAGCAGTACACCTGCAACGGCAGCCAGGCACAGCAGTGGCGGTTCTCCGCCACCTCGGGCGGGTACTCCCAGGTCGGCAACCGGGGCGACGGCACCAGGACCTGGGACGTCACCGGTGTCTCGACCGCGGACGGCGCGCCCGTGCAGCTGTGGGCGTACGGCGGCGGCGCGAACCAGCAGTGGCAGGCCGTGGCGGAGACCGGCGGCGCCTACCACTTCGTGAACCGGAACAGCGGCAAGTGCCTCGACGTCCCGAGCGCCTCCACCTCCGACAGCACCCAGCTCCAGCAGTACACGTGCAACGGCACGGCGGCCCAGTCCTTCTACGTGAACGCGGCCGACGCACAACAGCCTCCCGGAACACCGGACCTGGGCCCGAACGTCACCGTCTTCGACCCGTCGACGCCGGCCGCGACCATCCAGAGCAGCCTCGACTCGGCGTTCGCCCAGCAGGAGACCAATCAGTTCGGCACCGCCCGCAAGGCGTTCCTCTTCAAGCCCGGCACCTACAGCGCCGACGCGAACGTCGGCTTCTACACCCAGGTCGCGGGCCTCGGCCTGTCCCCCGACGACGTCGACATCCGCGGCGCGGTGCACGCCGAGGCCGACTGGTTCCAGGGCAACGCGACCCAGAACTTCTGGCGTTCGGCGGAGAACCTGTCGGTGACCCCCACCTCCGGCTCGGACCGCTGGGCGGTGTCGCAGGCGGCGCCGTACCGGCGTATGCATCTGCGCGGCAACCTGGCGCTGGACGACGGCGGCTGGTCGAGCGGCGGCTACATGGCCGACACGAAGATCGACGGTCAGGTGAACTCCGGCTCGCAGCAGCAGTGGCTGTCGCGCAACACCGAGTGGTCGAACTGGACCGGGTCCAACTGGAACATGGTGTTCGTCGGCGCGCGGAACGCCCCCGCGAACAGCTTCCCGAACCCCCCGTACACGACGGTGGGCCAGACGCCGGTCTCCCGCGAGAAGCCCTTCCTGTACGTCGACACGGCGGGCGCCTGGAAGGTCCTCGTGCCGTCCGTACGCACCGACTCCACCGGAACCAGCTGGAGTTCGGGCACCCCCGCGGGTACGTCCCTGCCGCTGTCCGACTTCTTCGTGGTGAAGCCCGGAGCGACGGCGGCGCAGATGAACGACGCGCTGGCCCAGGGGAAGAACCTGCTGGTGACGCCCGGGGTCTACCACCTCGACCAGACGCTCAGGGTCACCAGGGCCGACACCGTGGTGCTCGGACTCGGTCTGGCCACCCTCGTCCCCGACAACGGCCTGACCGCCATGACGGTCGCGGACGTGAACGGCGTCCAGCTCGCCGGGCTGCTGATCGACGCGGGCACCACCAACTCCGCGCAGCTGCTGGAGATGGGACCGAGCGGCTCCTCCGCGGACCACAGTGCCGACCCGAGCTCCCTGCACGACGTGTTCTTCCGTATCGGCGGCGCGGGCGTCGGCAGGGCGACCACCAGCCTGACCGTCAACAGCGACGACGTCATCGGCGACCATCTGTGGCTGTGGCGCGCGGACCACGGCAGCGGGGTCGGCTGGACGAGCAACACGGCCGACACCGGGCTGGTCGTGAACGGCGACGACGTGACCATGTACGGCCTGTTCGTCGAGCACTACCAGAAGTACCAGACCGTGTGGAACGGCAACGGCGGCCGCACGTACTTCTACCAGAACGAGATGCCCTACGACCCGCCCAACCAGGCCGCGTGGATGAGCGGTTCGACGCAGGGCTACGCGGCCTACAAGGTCGCCCCCTCCGTGACGAGCCATCAGGTGTACGGCTTCGGCAGCTACTGCTACTTCAACGTCAACCCGGCCGTCGCCGCGGAGCACGCCGTCGAGGCGCCCGTCACCGCGAACGTCCGCTTCAAGGACCTGGTGACCGTGTCCCTGGGCGGTACCGGAACCATCCGCCACGTCGTCAACGACCGGGGCGGACCGTCCAACTCCTCCACCAACGTCGCCGACCTCGTCAGCTACCCGTGA
- a CDS encoding cation:proton antiporter, with the protein MTENQILQGLGLIAVLAVGSQLVASRLRIPALIVLLPVGFTAGALTDIVNPDKLLGDAFSPMVSLAVAVILYEAGLGLDVSRLHGHMHRVVARLIWIGVLITWAVTAVLAVPLLGLSKSSAVMLGVILVVSGPTVVGPLLHFVRPTERLQRILIWEGSLIDPVGGILGALVFHAVVASGSSDVRGKIGQFVASSAVGLIGGAVGAAVLWLLLTRLHLGEVLGTTAQLAAAVGVAALCDAIRDDTGLIAAIVMGMALANLPGVALPARRPFLETLVSLIIGLLFISISATVTPASLRHIILPTLGLVAALVLVVRPLVALLSTVRTDLPRGERAFIGWMAPRGIVAASTASTFSATLVADHVGGAQKILPATFLVIVATVTLYGLSAHPVARRLGVLRPARARPLLVGGDPWAVDLGRALRSAGLDVLMWAGREEQRDRIRDAGLGLAPGELLAAATGEGAELEGITGVLLLTEEDDFNALASETLRGTVDGFVHRLGPPGLSHGVVAPYTSGDTLFGAGLSRLELARRYANGARIVSRSTGAGLPDGHTLLFLVRPDGRLDPVTDTRTPRPGPRDTAILLGPARTPEPVRPG; encoded by the coding sequence ATGACGGAGAACCAGATCCTCCAGGGCCTCGGGCTGATCGCCGTCCTGGCCGTCGGCTCCCAGCTCGTGGCGAGCCGGCTGCGCATCCCGGCCCTGATCGTCCTGCTGCCGGTCGGCTTCACCGCGGGCGCGCTCACCGACATCGTCAACCCCGACAAACTGCTGGGAGACGCCTTCTCCCCGATGGTCTCCCTCGCCGTCGCCGTGATCCTCTACGAAGCCGGACTCGGCCTGGACGTCAGCAGACTGCACGGACATATGCACCGGGTCGTGGCCCGGCTCATCTGGATCGGCGTCCTGATCACCTGGGCCGTCACCGCCGTGCTCGCGGTACCGCTGCTGGGCCTGTCGAAGAGCTCGGCGGTCATGCTCGGCGTGATCCTCGTCGTCTCGGGACCCACCGTCGTCGGCCCCCTGCTCCACTTCGTGCGCCCGACCGAACGCCTCCAGCGGATCCTGATCTGGGAGGGCTCGCTGATCGATCCGGTCGGCGGCATCCTCGGCGCCCTCGTCTTCCACGCCGTCGTCGCGAGCGGCAGCAGCGACGTGCGGGGCAAGATCGGCCAGTTCGTGGCGAGTTCGGCCGTCGGACTGATCGGGGGAGCGGTGGGCGCCGCCGTCCTGTGGCTCCTCCTGACCCGGCTGCACCTGGGCGAGGTCCTGGGCACCACGGCGCAACTCGCCGCCGCGGTCGGCGTGGCGGCCCTGTGCGACGCGATCCGGGACGACACCGGGCTCATCGCCGCGATCGTGATGGGGATGGCCCTCGCCAATCTGCCGGGTGTCGCCCTCCCGGCGCGCCGCCCCTTCCTGGAGACCCTGGTCTCGCTGATCATCGGGCTGCTGTTCATCTCGATCTCGGCCACGGTCACCCCCGCGTCCCTGCGCCACATCATCCTGCCCACGCTCGGTCTCGTCGCCGCCCTGGTCCTGGTGGTCAGACCCCTGGTCGCCCTGCTGTCTACCGTCCGGACCGATCTGCCGCGCGGCGAGCGGGCGTTCATCGGCTGGATGGCCCCGCGCGGCATCGTCGCCGCGTCCACCGCCTCGACCTTCTCGGCCACGCTCGTGGCCGATCACGTGGGCGGCGCCCAGAAGATCCTGCCCGCCACCTTCCTGGTGATCGTCGCCACGGTGACGCTGTACGGGCTGAGCGCGCACCCCGTCGCCCGGCGCCTCGGCGTGCTGCGCCCCGCGCGGGCCCGCCCGCTGCTCGTGGGCGGCGACCCCTGGGCGGTCGACCTGGGCCGCGCGCTGCGCTCCGCCGGTCTCGACGTGCTGATGTGGGCCGGACGGGAGGAGCAGCGCGACCGGATCAGGGACGCGGGGCTCGGCCTGGCCCCGGGTGAGCTGCTCGCCGCGGCCACCGGCGAGGGGGCGGAGCTGGAGGGGATCACCGGCGTTCTGCTGCTCACCGAGGAGGACGACTTCAACGCGCTGGCCTCGGAGACCCTGCGCGGCACGGTCGACGGCTTCGTCCACCGGCTGGGGCCGCCCGGTCTCAGCCACGGCGTGGTCGCCCCCTACACGAGCGGTGACACCCTGTTCGGGGCCGGGCTGAGCAGACTCGAACTGGCCCGCCGCTACGCGAACGGCGCCCGGATCGTCTCCCGGTCCACCGGGGCCGGCCTTCCGGACGGACACACGCTGCTGTTCCTCGTACGCCCCGACGGGCGGCTCGACCCCGTCACCGACACCCGTACCCCGCGGCCGGGGCCGCGTGACACCGCGATCCTGCTCGGTCCGGCCCGGACACCGGAGCCCGTGCGGCCGGGCTGA
- a CDS encoding DUF389 domain-containing protein, which yields MDLIHVRMVSPAALTGAVTALLAADPCVVNLVVQPGAARKPDGDALACDVLTGGANNVLRGLRELRLDEVGSVVIEPVDMAFTGHARRAGAERLGVLSRAPVWEEVEARIRAQGTYAPSFYLYLVVAGLIGAVGIVTNSQILIVAAMVVGPEYGAIVSVALGIDRRSGRRVREGLTALAAGFALAIAVTFLFALMIRGFGLESRAFDLNVRPVSRLISTPDFFSFAVATLAGIVGVVSLSEARTSALLGVFISVTTIPAAADLSVSAAFGSWTEARGSFVQLLINVTVLIVVGALTLRGQRAVWRMAGSRERGRVRG from the coding sequence ATGGACCTGATCCATGTGCGCATGGTGAGTCCCGCCGCGCTGACCGGCGCCGTGACCGCCCTGCTCGCGGCCGACCCCTGTGTCGTGAACCTCGTGGTGCAGCCCGGCGCCGCCCGGAAGCCGGACGGCGACGCCCTCGCCTGCGACGTGCTGACCGGAGGGGCGAACAACGTCCTGCGCGGACTGCGGGAGCTGCGCCTCGACGAGGTGGGCTCCGTCGTCATCGAGCCCGTGGACATGGCGTTCACCGGCCACGCCAGGCGGGCGGGCGCCGAGCGGCTCGGGGTGCTGTCCCGGGCGCCGGTCTGGGAGGAGGTCGAGGCCCGGATCCGCGCGCAGGGCACGTACGCGCCGAGCTTCTACCTCTACCTGGTGGTCGCGGGTCTCATCGGAGCGGTCGGCATCGTCACCAACTCCCAGATCCTCATCGTCGCGGCGATGGTCGTCGGACCCGAGTACGGTGCCATCGTGAGCGTCGCGCTCGGCATCGACCGGCGCTCGGGGAGGCGGGTCCGCGAAGGGCTGACCGCCCTGGCGGCCGGGTTCGCGCTGGCGATCGCCGTCACGTTCCTCTTCGCCCTGATGATCCGCGGCTTCGGTCTGGAGTCCAGGGCGTTCGACCTGAACGTACGCCCGGTCTCGCGTCTCATCTCCACACCGGACTTCTTCTCGTTCGCGGTCGCCACGCTGGCCGGCATCGTCGGCGTCGTCTCCCTGAGCGAGGCCAGGACGAGCGCCCTGCTGGGTGTCTTCATCTCCGTCACCACCATCCCGGCCGCGGCCGACCTCAGCGTCTCCGCCGCCTTCGGCAGCTGGACCGAGGCGCGCGGGTCGTTCGTCCAACTCCTCATCAACGTGACCGTGTTGATCGTGGTGGGCGCGCTCACGCTGCGGGGCCAGCGGGCCGTCTGGCGCATGGCGGGCAGCCGCGAACGCGGCCGGGTCCGCGGGTGA